The following coding sequences lie in one Vicugna pacos chromosome 5, VicPac4, whole genome shotgun sequence genomic window:
- the LOC140696302 gene encoding adhesion G protein-coupled receptor B1-like isoform X1, whose product MSRQAAAPGALWILSLLLLLGSQPSAASGADVGPGAGPRPVLVPGTFFRYFLAAAGFPTSASRCSWTLCNLDPHHHARYVKVGEAAPPAAARPTSASASWTSSCNPHAPPWAWRALTRCRGSATPRGPWASCRPASSSCRWRGSSRPRTMTQGPRAGPSHPSDYFSVEHLVMGNCNPSDMPGGPESCLTSLTRDQGRDALQKAEDEDPSLSPNNTRSFSPSKFGSVTQDLLVWASVSKESSLKRITQTWGSSSSPLLTEEQHLKMEAAGE is encoded by the exons ATGAGCCGCCAGGCCGCTGCCCCGGGTGccctgtggattctcagtctgctgctgctgctggggagCCAGCCAAGTGCGGCCTCGGGGGCGGACGTGGGTCCCGGGGCCGGGCCGCGACCCGTGCTGGTGCCGGGCACGTTCTTCAGGTACTTCTTGGCGGCTGCCGGGTTCCCCACCAGTGCCTCGCGGTGCTCCTGGACCCTGTGCAACCTGGACCCGCACCACCACGCGCGCTATGTGAAGGTGGGAGAGGCAGCCccgcctgcagcagcccggcccacGTCCGCATCTGCTAGCTGGACTTCTTCCTGTAACCCGCACGCACCTCCCTGGGCCTGGAGAGCTTTGACGAGGTGCCGAGGCTCTGCGACCCCTCGGGGCCCTTGGGCCTCCTGCAGGCCAGCAAGCAGTTCCTGCAGATGGAGGGGCAGCAGCCGCCCCAGGACGATGACCCAGGGCCCCAGGGcggggccctcccaccccagcgaCTACTTCTCCGTGGAGCACCTGGTCATGGGCAACTGCAACCCCAGCGACATGCCCGGTGGCCCTGAGAGCTGCCTCACCAGCCTGACCCGGGACCAGGGCCGGGATGCGCTCCAG AAAGCAGAAGACGAGGATCCTTCTCTCTCACCCAATAACACCAGAAGTTTCTCACCTTCAAAGTTCGGATCAGTGACTCAGGATCTGCTGGTCTGGGCATCAGTGTCAAAGGAAAGCAGCCTAAAGAGAATCACACAGACCTGGGGATCTTCATCAAGTCCATTATTAACAGAGGAACAGCATCTAAA GATGGAGGCTGCAGGTGAATGA
- the LOC140696302 gene encoding adhesion G protein-coupled receptor B1-like isoform X2, which produces MSRQAAAPGALWILSLLLLLGSQPSAASGADVGPGAGPRPVLVPGTFFRYFLAAAGFPTSASRCSWTLCNLDPHHHARYVKVGEAAPPAAARPTSASASWTSSCNPHAPPWAWRALTRCRGSATPRGPWASCRPASSSCRWRGSSRPRTMTQGPRAGPSHPSDYFSVEHLVMGNCNPSDMPGGPESCLTSLTRDQGRDALQKAEDEDPSLSPNNTRSFSPSKFGSVTQDLLVWASVSKESSLKRITQTWGSSSSPLLTEEQHLK; this is translated from the exons ATGAGCCGCCAGGCCGCTGCCCCGGGTGccctgtggattctcagtctgctgctgctgctggggagCCAGCCAAGTGCGGCCTCGGGGGCGGACGTGGGTCCCGGGGCCGGGCCGCGACCCGTGCTGGTGCCGGGCACGTTCTTCAGGTACTTCTTGGCGGCTGCCGGGTTCCCCACCAGTGCCTCGCGGTGCTCCTGGACCCTGTGCAACCTGGACCCGCACCACCACGCGCGCTATGTGAAGGTGGGAGAGGCAGCCccgcctgcagcagcccggcccacGTCCGCATCTGCTAGCTGGACTTCTTCCTGTAACCCGCACGCACCTCCCTGGGCCTGGAGAGCTTTGACGAGGTGCCGAGGCTCTGCGACCCCTCGGGGCCCTTGGGCCTCCTGCAGGCCAGCAAGCAGTTCCTGCAGATGGAGGGGCAGCAGCCGCCCCAGGACGATGACCCAGGGCCCCAGGGcggggccctcccaccccagcgaCTACTTCTCCGTGGAGCACCTGGTCATGGGCAACTGCAACCCCAGCGACATGCCCGGTGGCCCTGAGAGCTGCCTCACCAGCCTGACCCGGGACCAGGGCCGGGATGCGCTCCAG AAAGCAGAAGACGAGGATCCTTCTCTCTCACCCAATAACACCAGAAGTTTCTCACCTTCAAAGTTCGGATCAGTGACTCAGGATCTGCTGGTCTGGGCATCAGTGTCAAAGGAAAGCAGCCTAAAGAGAATCACACAGACCTGGGGATCTTCATCAAGTCCATTATTAACAGAGGAACAGCATCTAAAGTAA
- the LOC140696302 gene encoding adhesion G protein-coupled receptor B1-like isoform X3, which yields MSRQAAAPGALWILSLLLLLGSQPSAASGADVGPGAGPRPVLVPGTFFRYFLAAAGFPTSASRCSWTLCNLDPHHHARYVKVGEAAPPAAARPTSASASWTSSCNPHAPPWAWRALTRCRGSATPRGPWASCRPASSSCRWRGSSRPRTMTQGPRAGPSHPSDYFSVEHLVMGNCNPSDMPGGPESCLTSLTRDQGRDALQ from the exons ATGAGCCGCCAGGCCGCTGCCCCGGGTGccctgtggattctcagtctgctgctgctgctggggagCCAGCCAAGTGCGGCCTCGGGGGCGGACGTGGGTCCCGGGGCCGGGCCGCGACCCGTGCTGGTGCCGGGCACGTTCTTCAGGTACTTCTTGGCGGCTGCCGGGTTCCCCACCAGTGCCTCGCGGTGCTCCTGGACCCTGTGCAACCTGGACCCGCACCACCACGCGCGCTATGTGAAGGTGGGAGAGGCAGCCccgcctgcagcagcccggcccacGTCCGCATCTGCTAGCTGGACTTCTTCCTGTAACCCGCACGCACCTCCCTGGGCCTGGAGAGCTTTGACGAGGTGCCGAGGCTCTGCGACCCCTCGGGGCCCTTGGGCCTCCTGCAGGCCAGCAAGCAGTTCCTGCAGATGGAGGGGCAGCAGCCGCCCCAGGACGATGACCCAGGGCCCCAGGGcggggccctcccaccccagcgaCTACTTCTCCGTGGAGCACCTGGTCATGGGCAACTGCAACCCCAGCGACATGCCCGGTGGCCCTGAGAGCTGCCTCACCAGCCTGACCCGGGACCAGGGCCGGGATGCGCTCCAG TAG